Proteins found in one Sphaeramia orbicularis chromosome 8, fSphaOr1.1, whole genome shotgun sequence genomic segment:
- the adsl gene encoding adenylosuccinate lyase translates to MAAADEFMKYRSPLVSRYASKEMAYNFSDRKKFTTWRKLWIYLAKAEKALGLPITDVQVQEMESHAENIDFAMAAEEERKLRHDVMAHVHTFAHCCPNAAPIIHLGATSCYVGDNTDLIMLRDGFDILLPKLARVIDRLANFAEKYADLPTLGFTHYQPAQLTTVGKRTCLWLQDLAMDMRNLQRARDDLRFRGVKGTTGTQASFLQLFQGDHDKVEELDRMVTEMAGFKKAYLVTGQTYSRKVDIDSLSTLASLGATVHKICTDIRLLANLKEIEEPFEKEQIGSSAMPYKRNPMRAERCCSLARHLLALMSDPLQTASVQWLERTLDDSANRRISLPESFLTADIILSTLQNITEGLVVYPKVIERHIRHELPFMATENIIMAMVKAGGNRQDCHEKIRVLSQEAAAVVKQEGGDNDLLARVKADAYFAPILGQLDALLEPKTFIGRAPQQVARFLSEEVRPLLEPYKAKMDVKIELEL, encoded by the exons ATGGCAGCTGCCGACGAGTTCATGAAGTACCGTTCCCCGCTGGTGTCCAGATATGCCAGCAAGGAAATGGCCTACAACTTCAGTGACAGGAAGAAATTCACAACCTGGAGGAAGCTGTGGATCTACTTGGCTAAAGCAGAGAAG GCTTTGGGTCTGCCGATCACAGACGTCCAGGTCCAGGAGATGGAGAGCCATGCAGAGAACATCGACTTTGCCATGGCCGCTGAGGAAGAACGCAAGCTTAGACACGATGTCATGGCTCACGTCCACACCTTTGCACACTGTTGCCCCAATGCTGCCCCCATCATCCACCTTGGAGCTACCTCTTGCTACGTGGGAGACAATACT GATCTTATTATGCTGCGTGATGGATTTGACATTCTGTTGCCTAAG CTGGCCAGAGTCATTGACAGACTGGCAAACTTTGCAGAAAAATATGCTGACCTCCCCACGCTTGGCTTCACACACTACCA ACCCGCCCAGTTGACGACCGTCGGAAAGCGGACATGTCTGTGGCTGCAGGACTTAGCCATGGACATGAGGAACCTTCAGCGGGCCCGCGATGACCTGCGTTTCCGAGGAGTCAAGGGGACCACCGGTACCCAGGCCAGCTTCCTGCAGCTCTTCCAAGGAGATCATGATAAG GTGGAAGAGCTTGACAGAATGGTGACGGAGATGGCTGGCTTCAAGAA AGCCTACCTGGTGACCGGACAGACGTACAGCCGCAAAGTGGACATAGACTCTCTGTCCACCCTGGCCAGTTTGGGAGCTACTGTTCACAAG ATCTGTACTGACATCCGCCTGCTAGCTAACCTCAAGGAGATCGAGGAGCCTTTTGAAAAAGAACAGATCG GTTCAAGTGCCATGCCCTACAAGAGGAACCCAATGCGTGCTGAGCGCTGTTGCAGCCTGGCCCGACATCTGTTGGCGCTGATGTCTGACCCTCTGCAGACGGCCTCGGTCCAGTGGCTGGAGAGGACGCTGGACGACAGCGCCAACAG GAGGATCTCTCTGCCTGAGTCCTTCCTCACAGCAGACATCATCCTCAGTACTCTGCAGAACATCACAGAGGGACTGGTGGTCTACCCCAAAGTCATAGAGAGGCACATCCGCCATGAGCTGCCCTTCATGGCCACAGAGAATATCATTATGGCCATGGTGAAGGCTGGAGGGAACAGACAG GACTGCCATGAGAAGATCCGTGTTCTGTCCCAGGAGGCAGCAGCTGTGGTCAAACAGGAGGGCGGCGACAACGACCTGCTGGCGAGGGTCAAGGCCGACGCCTACTTCGCGCCCATTCTGGGGCAGTTGGACGCACTGCTGGAACCCAAGACTTTCATTGGCCGAGCTCCCCAGCAG GTGGCCAGGTTCCTGTCTGAGGAAGTGCGCCCTCTGCTGGAGCCCTACAAGGCCAAGATGGACGTGAAGATTGAGCTTGAACTctga
- the LOC115423951 gene encoding GTPase IMAP family member 8, translating into MAAVSSASDTGDPRGRHPPERRLLLLGGPQSGKTCTANSILGDEVFDTGTETTHSNVGQTEIYGRRVTVVDTPPWAIPNDPEEDTETDHNDNAGAESDSPRRPPPSLDSEGPCMGAILCPPGPHAILLVVSVTQPFTDTHRRAAEEQLGALGGGTWRYSMVVFTGVDKLPKGIFIEEHIANTGEALQWLVERCGSRYHAFDNTRKDSEDNTQVPELMEKVEEMITDNQGWYFEVNELILLEEEQARRALEEERMRMEEHARQRDQMIGGPPRELRLLLLGWKGVGKSSVGNSILGRRYFESGQETELCLRRQALVSGRRVTIVDTPGWDWFSVRRTPKRIRQESQRGAALLRPGPHTLLLVLPVVSSLTARKRRTLLAHIETLFGDSACLHTMVLFSCGDWLGRTPIEEHILRGGRELQRLLEYCGNYYHVLDSKTPGKDRSVSVLLDKIEEMIRENGDKAFLPIQTEWLSEESSYSSDNTEPEDDCRGCQLQ; encoded by the exons ATGGCTGCTGTGTCCTCTGCCTCTGACACTG GGGACCCCAGGGGCCGACACCCACCCGAGCGCAGACTGCTGCTTCTTGGGGGCCCACAGTCTGGGAAGACCTGCACAGCCAACTCCATCCTTGGTGATGAGGTCTTCGACACTGGGACAGAAACCACTCACAGCAACGTGGGCCAGACGGAGATCTACGGTCGGAGGGTTACTGTGGTCGACACCCCTCCGTGGGCCATTCCTAATGACCCAGAGGAAGACACTGAAACTGACCATAACGACAATGCCGGTGCAGAGTCGGACAGCCCGCGGCGCCCCCCACCCAGCCTGGACAGTGAGGGGCCATGCATGGGAGCTATTCTCTGCCCTCCGGGACCCCACGCAATCCTGCTGGTGGTGTCAGTCACCCAGCCCTTCACTGACACCCACAGGAGGGCGGCAGAGGAGCAGCTGGGGGCCCTGGGTGGAGGGACCTGGAGGTACTCCATGGTGGTCTTTACAGGGGTGGACAAGCTGCCAAAGGGTATCTTCATTGAGGAGCACATAGCAAACACTGGAGAAGCCCTGCAGTGGTTGGTGGAGAGATGTGGAAGCAG GTACCACGCTTTTGATAACACCCGGAAAGACTCAGAGGACAACACACAGGTACCTGAGCTGATGGAGAAAGTGGAGGAAATGATCACTGACAATCAAG GCTGGTACTTTGAGGTGAATGAGTTGATTTTGTTGGAGGAGGAGCAGGCCAGGAGAGCactggaggaggagaggatgaggATGGAGGAGCACGCAAGGCAAAGGGACCAGATGATAGGAGGACCTCCCAGAG AGTTGAGGCTGCTGTTGTTGGGTTGGAAAGGCGTGGGAAAGAGCTCCGTGGGTAACTCCATCCTGGGCCGCCGGTACTTCGAGTCAGGTCAGGAGACAGAGCTCTGCCTCCGGAGGCAGGCGCTGGTGTCGGGCCGTCGGGTCACCATCGTCGACACCCCGGGGTGGGACTGGTTCTCTGTGAGGCGAACCCCGAAGCGCATCCGTCAGGAATCCCAACGCGGGGCAGCCCTCCTGAGACCCGGACCCCACACCCTGCTGCTGGTCCTCCCCGTGGTCTCATCCCTCACAGCCAGGAAGAGGCGAACTCTTCTGGCCCACATAGAGACTCTGTTTGGGGACAGCGCTTGCCTCCACACCATGGTACTGTTCAGCTGTGGCGACTGGCTCGGCCGCACACCCATTGAGGAGCACATTCTTAGAGGTGGACGTGAGCTGCAGAGACTCCTCGAGTACTGTGGGAACTATTATCACGTCCTGGACAGTAAGACCCCGGGCAAGGACCGGAGCGTCTCAGTCCTGCTGGATAAGATAGAGGAGATGATCAGGGAGAACGGGGACAAGGCCTTCCTCCCCATCCAGACTGAGTGGT TGAGCGAGGAGAGCTCTTACTCTTCTGACAACACAGAACCCGAGGATGACTGTAGAGGATGCCAACTCCAGTGA
- the atf4b gene encoding activating transcription factor 4b: protein MTMMMTNSQFGLEDMEALLWGPSSPMADPMGSMIFHPDQEEQHGGASLEGGTSPLTSSSLSSSSSPPPFYSPPPSPPAVLIRGDKVGPESDLLSLPWLDHPGQLRCSQTVADDGKEDAFGDLDWMAQRVDLSEFDLDSLIGSCSPAEESSSTPEDLLASLDCPMELDSLPTLSTPALTSFPSASPDVPPPTSPTLCSDTSVVPAVEPESIIERQEAPSPPPCVPEPQEELEIKSEPVSPDPSSPLVDASSSPTYTLDLGSEVDVSESEVEMSEVKPVVASVIPQVQRLVLSLSPTRIVLVLAPKDELGITTTTVTTTSAVDGSPPPVSPSQRSTRGRPYPEPKFRTGPSSPSSPSIKVKSLRGTGGEERLHFKAPKDKKLKKMEQNKTAATRYRQKKRAEQEALLSEHTVLERKNMELKEKAESMAREIEYLKELMEEVRLARIKKGLSADP from the exons ATGACCATGATGATGACAAACTCACAGTTTGGCCTGGAAGACATGGAGGCCCTTCTCTGGGGGCCTTCCTCTCCCATGGCTGACCCCATGGGCTCCATGATTTTCCACCCTGACCAAGAAGAACAACACGGAGGAGCCTCACTGGAGGGCGGCACGTCGCCCCTCACCTCCTCATCgctgtcttcttcttcctcccctCCTCCATTCTACTCTCCTCCTCCCTCACCGCCTGCTGTCCTCATTCGTGGGGACAAAGTTGGGCCCGAGTCAGACCTGCTCTCCCTTCCCTGGTTGGACCACCCTGGTCAGCTGAGGTGCTCCCAGACGGTCGCAGATGACGGCAAAG AGGATGCGTTTGGTGACCTGGACTGGATGGCTCAGAGGGTGGACCTGAGCGAGTTTGACCTGGACTCACTCATTGGCTCCTGTAGTCCTGCCGAGGAATCATCCAGTACTCCAGAAGACCTCCTGGCCTCCCTCGACTGCCCCATGGAGCTTGACTCCCTACCCACTCTGTCAACCCCAGCACTCACCAGTTTTCCCTCTGCTTCTCCTGATGTACCTCCACCTACTTCTCCAACACTTTGCTCTGATACCTCTGTTGTCCCTGCAGTTGAACCTGAATCCATAATCGAGAGGCAGGAGGCTCCATCTCCTCCCCCATGTGTCCCAGAGCCCCAAGAGGAGCTTGAAATCAAATCTGAGCCTGTTTCCCCAGACCCTTCCTCCCCACTGGTAGATGCGTCTTCCTCCCCTACCTACACCCTGGACCTGGGAAGTGAGGTGGATGTGTCAGAGAGTGAAGTTGAAATGTCAGAGGTGAAGCCAGTGGTAGCTTCAGTCATCCCTCAGGTCCAGAGGCTGGTACTCTCCCTCTCACCAACCCGCATTGTCCTTGTTCTGGCTCCCAAAGATGAGCTCGGGATCACCACCACCACTGTAACCACTACATCAGCAGTTGATGGATCCCCTCCTCCAGTCTCCCCTTCACAGAGGTCCACCAGAGGCAGGCCATACCCTGAGCCCAAATTTAGAACTGGTCCGTCCTCTCCCAGCAGCCCCAGCATCAAAGTCAAGTCCCTGCGGGGAACAGGTGGAGAAGAAAGGCTGCACTTCAAGGCACCGAAGGACAAGAAACTCAAGAAGATGGAGCAGAATAAGACTGCAGCCACCCGGTATCGGCAGAAGAAGAGAGCTGAGCAGGAAGCACTTCTCTCAGAACATACTGTTCTGGAGAGGAAGAATATGGAGCTGAAGGAGAAGGCTGAGTCCATGGCAAGGGAGATCGAGTACCTCAAAGAGTTGATGGAGGAAGTCCGCCTGGCCAGGATCAAAAAAGGTCTGAGTGCTGACCCCTAG